The following are from one region of the Ptychodera flava strain L36383 chromosome 15, AS_Pfla_20210202, whole genome shotgun sequence genome:
- the LOC139152345 gene encoding uncharacterized protein, whose protein sequence is MAVFYSAGAFGRSIFYVVKMPVATSPTRTSTPRAQRLSYQEPRRSPICRTSDPVSPTLPTEEHCRLCGILVANTTDRNGSRRLRTSYPFFKVKKDGKPLYLRIQAILGFELIPLSANRDDRVCAGCYRTIPRIEDAMRTVENWESSVFSEYKRRRYTFNRDTRRFILEKIESFRELPPLPPPVPEPTPKKPIRKEARKPKSKQSKGSSKGSTKANSGSSKASSTAVSTDGADIDDDVFCTEVTPKNSKTSGRRKSKASRATNDVIDCPETRKLKSLLQKWDTYHKEQTKTDDVIKSYKDEISKLQTLLKEQKREYLMVEYDLRISNLKRGELRDQCHDLRRQVRLKESELKYTRDARDRLMDEIERNALFMKDKEIEARKWKEKYQFQSSDYDNAFHNLTLMETEIGAYRTLMEMAENSVALTDPENPPETESTPK, encoded by the exons ATGGCGGTATTTTATTCGGCTGGGGCCTTCGGACGGTCAATATTCTACGTTGT aAAAATGCCGGTTGCCACCTCACCGACGCGAACCAGCACACCTAGGGCCCAAAGGCTGAGCTACCAGGAACCGCGGAGATCCCCGATCTGCCGGACAAGCGATCCCGTATCCCCTACTCTACCGACGGAGGAGCACTGCAGACTGTGCGGCATACTGGTGGCGAACACTACCGACAGAAACGGCAGTCGTCGGCTGAGGACATCATATCCCTTCTTTAAGGTTAAAAAAGACGGGAAACCGCTGTATCTGAGAATTCAGGCGATACTAGGCTTCGAACTGATACCGCTCTCGGCCAACAGGGACGACAGGGTGTGCGCCGGTTGCTATCGGACAATTCCACGCATCGAGGACGCCATGCGGACGGTAGAAAACTGGGAGAGTAGTGTGTTCAGCGAGTACAAAAGACGCAGGTACACATTCAACCGGGACACGCGAAGATTTATTCTGGAGAAGATCGAGAGTTTTCGGGAACTCCCGCCTCTGCCGCCGCCGGTGCCGGAACCGACGCCCAAGAAACCCATTCGAAAGGAAGCTCGAAaaccaaaatcaaaacagagcaAAGGGTCAAGTAAGGGCAGTACAAAGGCGAATAGTGGTTCGTCGAAAGCCAGTAGTACTGCAGTATCTACAGATGGGGCTGATATAGACGATGATGTCTTCTGCACTGAGGTCACACCCAAG AACTCGAAAACTTCAGGTAGGCGGAAGAGCAAAGCCTCCAGGGCAACTAATGACGTCATCGATTGTCCTGAGACGAGAAAACTGAAATCGCTTTTACAGAAGTGGGACACGTACCACAAGGAGCAGAcgaaaactgatgacgtcatcaaaagttacaaagacGAA ATTTCAAAGTTACAAACACTCCTTAAAGAACAGAAAAGGGAATATCTAATGGTCGAATACGATTTACGAATCAGCAATCTTAAAAGGGGCGAACTTAGAGACCAGTGCCACGATCTGCGGAGACAG GTACGCTTAAAGGAGAGCGAACTGAAATACACGAGAGACGCTCGGGACAGGCTGATGGACGAAATAGAGAGAAATGCATTGTTCATGAAGGATAAGGAGATTGAGGCcagaaaatggaaggaaaaataccaatttcaaTCATCGGACTATGACAATGCCTTTCACAATCTCACGTTGATGGAGACAGAAATCGGTGCTTACAGGACCTTgatggaaatggcagaaaatag CGTGGCTCTCACAGATCCGGAAAATCCACCAGAAACGGAATCCACACCAAAGTGA
- the LOC139152346 gene encoding uncharacterized protein, protein MRSTFAIAIILAVAIADDGVDLPFHSKPWICTYVVKKVYNDTVWNGIATPGVDCFDEVLALPDKIKDMTPTKIKMTYVAVGPYIGETKTFRLVGVLEDELENVDLGEKMEDIFAVECFKCNIEYYGDNIAFASCKELTMEECPERLSGEIYWKPPGKITSSSDAEFCMYRKENDKHEYMCMIYDADLDVVS, encoded by the exons atgAGGTCTACCTTTGCTATCGCAATTATTCTCGCTGTCGCAATCGCCGACGACGGTGTCGATCTGCCATTTCATTCCAAGCCGTGGATTTGTACATATGTCGTCAAGAAAGTATACAATGACACGGTTTGGAATGGCATCGCAACACCAGGAGTCGACTGCTTCGATGAAGTTTTGGCCTTGCCCGATAAAATCAAAGACATGACCCCGACCAAGATCAAGATGACCTACGTTGCCGTCGGACCATATATTGGTGAAACAAAAACTTTCAGACTCGTCGGCGTGTTGGAAGATGAACTTGAAAATGTAGACCTG GGGGAAAAGATGGAAGACATATTTGCCGTCGAATGTTTCAAATGCAATATTGAATACTATGGTGATAATATTGCATTTGCTTCATGCAAGGAACTGACTATGGAA GAATGTCCAGAACGACTTTCGGGAGAAATATACTGGAAGCCACCGGGGAAGATCACATCTTCTTCAGACGCTGAGTTTTGTATGtacaggaaagaaaatgacaaacacgAATATATGTGCATGATCTACGACGCCGATCTTGACGTCGTGTCCTAG